Proteins from one Acidobacteriota bacterium genomic window:
- the speB gene encoding agmatinase: protein MTEHDPLRHYFGLADDLADIKSARAAILPVPYDQTATWRKGAARAPEAILEASHHLENFDVALGIEPCRWGIATLDPVEFQGPPEELADRVDARVGELIERGTLPVTLGGDHSISIGAIRAAARLVPDLTILQLDAHSDTRESYHGSRFNHACTMNWARRWCPIVQIGIRAVDGPEMPHLDQERVFFAHEICRPAEDSNWIERAVDLLTGKVYLTIDVDCFDSSVMPATGTPEPGGLDWYQVDALLEQVAEHRTVIGFDVVELLPTPGLWASDFLVAKLIYRFLGRIFANSSDD from the coding sequence GTGACCGAACACGATCCCCTCAGACACTATTTCGGGCTGGCCGACGATCTGGCAGACATCAAGAGCGCCAGGGCGGCAATCCTGCCGGTGCCGTACGACCAAACGGCGACCTGGCGCAAGGGCGCCGCCCGCGCTCCAGAGGCGATTCTCGAGGCGTCGCACCACCTCGAAAACTTTGACGTCGCGCTCGGCATCGAACCATGCCGGTGGGGCATTGCCACTCTCGACCCGGTAGAGTTCCAGGGCCCTCCAGAAGAACTGGCGGATCGTGTCGATGCGCGGGTCGGGGAGCTGATCGAGAGAGGGACCCTACCGGTGACTCTGGGCGGCGATCATTCGATCTCCATCGGCGCCATCAGGGCGGCCGCGCGCCTCGTACCGGACCTCACCATCCTGCAGCTCGACGCCCACTCCGACACCCGCGAGTCGTACCACGGCTCGCGTTTCAATCACGCCTGCACGATGAACTGGGCTCGGAGGTGGTGCCCGATCGTGCAAATTGGTATCCGCGCGGTCGACGGACCCGAGATGCCGCACCTCGATCAAGAACGTGTCTTCTTCGCCCACGAGATCTGCCGTCCCGCTGAGGATTCGAATTGGATCGAACGGGCCGTGGACCTGCTCACCGGCAAGGTCTACCTGACGATCGACGTCGACTGCTTTGATTCTTCCGTGATGCCGGCCACCGGCACCCCCGAGCCTGGAGGCCTCGACTGGTACCAGGTCGACGCCCTCCTCGAACAGGTGGCAGAGCACCGCACGGTCATCGGCTTCGACGTGGTCGAGCTCCTGCCGACCCCGGGCCTCTGGGCGAGCGACTTCCTGGTCGCCAAGCTGATCTACCGGTTCCTCGGAAGGATTTTCGCGAACTCCAGCGACGACTGA
- a CDS encoding mechanosensitive ion channel family protein — MSFLEELFGAVEQAVQLDPATRQRLLASIAIILGLWLIRFLVLVVVNRRSDDVRVRYRWKKSTQYLAVTVAVFALGVIWIQGFSSFATFLGLLSAGLAIALKDLVANFVGWAFILWRRPFEVGDRIEIGGTAGDVIDLRIFQFTLLEIGNWVDADQSTGRVIHVNNGRVFTESLANFTMGFDLIWNEIAVLVTFESDWKRAREILAEIAARHGAELSETAEAKVRQAARKFMIFYSKLTPTVYTTVRDCGVLLTIRYLCDPRRRRSTEQAIWEDILDAFAASDDIDFAYPTQRFYDNLTEGKPGANPIQSGNDT; from the coding sequence ATGAGTTTCCTAGAAGAGCTTTTCGGAGCGGTTGAACAGGCCGTTCAGTTGGATCCGGCAACCCGGCAGCGGTTGCTGGCGTCAATCGCGATCATCCTGGGTCTGTGGTTGATCAGGTTTCTAGTGCTGGTCGTCGTGAACCGCCGCAGCGATGATGTTCGGGTCCGTTACAGGTGGAAGAAAAGCACGCAGTATCTGGCGGTCACCGTCGCAGTCTTTGCTCTCGGGGTGATCTGGATCCAGGGGTTCTCGTCATTCGCGACCTTCCTCGGTCTCCTGTCGGCAGGCCTCGCCATCGCTCTCAAAGATCTGGTGGCGAACTTCGTCGGCTGGGCCTTCATCCTCTGGCGGAGGCCGTTCGAGGTCGGTGACCGGATCGAGATCGGCGGTACCGCGGGGGACGTCATCGACCTCCGAATCTTTCAGTTCACCTTGCTCGAAATCGGCAACTGGGTCGATGCCGACCAGAGCACGGGACGCGTGATCCACGTCAACAACGGCCGAGTCTTCACCGAATCGCTGGCTAACTTCACCATGGGTTTCGATTTGATATGGAACGAGATCGCAGTGCTGGTGACCTTCGAAAGCGACTGGAAGAGGGCCAGGGAAATCCTGGCCGAAATTGCCGCGAGGCACGGCGCGGAGTTGAGCGAGACGGCAGAAGCGAAGGTGCGGCAGGCGGCACGAAAATTCATGATCTTCTACTCGAAGCTGACGCCGACCGTCTACACCACGGTTCGCGACTGCGGGGTGCTGCTGACGATTCGCTATCTTTGCGATCCCCGCCGGAGAAGAAGCACCGAACAGGCCATCTGGGAGGACATCCTCGATGCCTTCGCAGCATCCGACGACATCGACTTCGCCTACCCGACGCAACGCTTCTACGACAACCTGACCGAAGGGAAACCGGGCGCCAATCCAATCCAAAGCGGGAATGACACCTGA
- a CDS encoding nitrous oxide-stimulated promoter family protein gives MTPEESGISTEGFFRAETSLWLSVSDSQRLRRERKTVRLMVGMYCAGHHGGGGLCPACAKLAAFADRKLELCPYGPDKPTCSDCPIHCYRAEPREMMREVMRYAGPRMLKRHPVLAVMHLFDEKREPPPLPKRRRFL, from the coding sequence ATGACACCTGAGGAATCAGGAATCTCCACCGAGGGATTCTTTCGCGCCGAGACTTCGTTGTGGTTATCTGTGAGCGACTCACAGAGGCTCCGACGGGAGCGCAAGACCGTTCGTCTGATGGTCGGGATGTACTGTGCCGGCCACCACGGTGGCGGCGGCCTTTGCCCCGCGTGCGCAAAACTCGCGGCATTTGCCGACCGCAAGCTCGAACTCTGCCCATACGGTCCGGATAAGCCGACCTGCAGCGACTGTCCGATTCATTGCTACCGCGCGGAACCGCGGGAAATGATGCGGGAGGTCATGCGATACGCCGGGCCGAGGATGCTGAAGAGGCATCCTGTCCTGGCAGTGATGCATCTCTTCGACGAGAAGCGCGAACCGCCTCCTTTGCCGAAAAGGCGGAGGTTTCTGTAG
- a CDS encoding thermonuclease family protein → MRRRFLRPLFILAASVAIPVAANTLVVAEVSSGNLIEFEGGFAVHLAGVWVPDPITPIGRQAHEFVKLRIEGKRVAVFTWTTDNTAAGIVHGEDGLAFATIVYGRGLSEKGSGTDIAAELLELGYARVDPEHLPDGYEHYREIERRAKQQNLGLWAP, encoded by the coding sequence ATGCGTCGACGATTTCTGCGCCCGCTGTTCATTCTCGCAGCTAGCGTGGCCATTCCGGTGGCCGCCAACACTCTCGTGGTCGCCGAGGTCTCGTCCGGCAACCTCATAGAGTTCGAGGGCGGGTTTGCCGTCCACCTGGCCGGGGTGTGGGTCCCCGACCCGATCACCCCGATCGGTCGGCAGGCCCACGAGTTCGTCAAGCTACGGATCGAGGGCAAACGCGTCGCGGTGTTCACCTGGACCACCGACAACACCGCAGCCGGAATCGTTCATGGAGAGGACGGACTGGCCTTTGCCACGATCGTGTATGGTCGGGGTCTGTCGGAAAAGGGATCCGGCACCGATATCGCGGCCGAGCTCCTCGAGCTCGGTTACGCGAGAGTTGATCCGGAACATCTACCCGATGGATACGAGCATTACCGCGAGATCGAACGACGGGCGAAGCAGCAGAATCTCGGCCTTTGGGCGCCCTAG
- a CDS encoding Nramp family divalent metal transporter: MVASANSSFRGILRTVGPGIAIAATGVGAGDLLAAMLAGADFGTALTWVVVVGAALKLGLNEGVARWQLATNTTLLEGWCRYLGWPFKIYFLAYLVLWSFIVAGGLMSACGVAAHALWPLFSIRSWAIVHSIAALLLVVLGRYAVFENTMKILIGLMTITLLASVLIVGPDLVSVLHGLVPTLPSGSAGAALSLMGGVGGSVTLLAYGYWIRERGWEGQARVAGVRLDLTLGYALTGLFGIAMLLLAAAVLGGAGGLPPGSEGLVACGNAVREAASSRFGGVTGSVASSVFLVGVWGAVFTSTLGVWNGVPYLFADYLDALRGRFGSEVETSGAAYRGFLLYIAVPPMMLLFLDRPMWVIKVYTLTGGLFMPLLAGTLLFLNSRQKLVGELRNGPVALATLMLALVLFAAIAARQLIDLL, from the coding sequence GTGGTGGCGTCGGCGAACAGCTCATTTCGAGGCATCCTGCGTACGGTCGGGCCAGGCATCGCCATTGCCGCTACGGGCGTGGGTGCCGGCGACCTGCTGGCGGCGATGCTCGCCGGTGCGGACTTCGGCACCGCACTGACGTGGGTGGTGGTCGTCGGAGCGGCCCTCAAGCTCGGCCTCAACGAGGGGGTGGCGAGATGGCAGCTCGCCACCAACACGACGCTGCTCGAGGGCTGGTGCCGGTATCTCGGCTGGCCGTTCAAGATTTACTTTCTCGCCTACCTCGTGCTGTGGAGCTTCATCGTGGCCGGGGGCCTGATGAGCGCCTGCGGGGTGGCTGCGCACGCGCTGTGGCCCCTGTTCAGCATCCGTAGCTGGGCAATAGTCCATTCGATCGCGGCCCTGCTGCTGGTCGTCCTCGGGCGGTACGCCGTCTTCGAAAACACCATGAAGATCCTGATCGGCCTGATGACGATCACGTTGCTGGCGAGTGTGCTCATCGTAGGACCGGATCTCGTCTCGGTCCTCCACGGCCTTGTTCCAACCCTTCCCAGCGGTTCGGCCGGAGCCGCGTTGAGTTTGATGGGTGGCGTGGGCGGCAGCGTGACCTTGCTTGCCTATGGCTACTGGATCAGGGAGAGAGGGTGGGAGGGCCAGGCACGGGTCGCCGGCGTGCGCCTCGATCTAACCCTGGGCTACGCGTTGACCGGGCTTTTCGGGATCGCGATGTTGCTTCTCGCCGCCGCCGTTCTCGGTGGTGCAGGGGGTCTGCCGCCAGGGAGCGAGGGCCTTGTGGCCTGCGGAAACGCGGTGCGGGAGGCGGCCTCGTCGCGCTTCGGTGGTGTCACGGGAAGCGTCGCGTCTTCGGTGTTTCTGGTCGGCGTGTGGGGCGCGGTCTTCACCTCTACCCTCGGCGTCTGGAACGGCGTACCGTATCTCTTCGCGGACTACCTGGATGCCCTTCGCGGGCGGTTTGGCTCCGAGGTGGAAACGTCCGGTGCCGCCTACCGCGGCTTTTTGCTCTACATCGCGGTGCCGCCGATGATGCTGCTCTTCCTCGATCGTCCGATGTGGGTGATCAAGGTTTACACCCTGACTGGTGGTCTTTTCATGCCGCTGCTCGCGGGAACCCTGTTGTTTTTGAATTCGAGACAAAAACTGGTCGGAGAGCTGAGGAACGGCCCGGTTGCGCTCGCGACGCTGATGCTGGCGCTGGTCCTATTCGCTGCCATCGCAGCGCGGCAGCTCATCGATCTCCTCTGA